A window from Apteryx mantelli isolate bAptMan1 chromosome 27, bAptMan1.hap1, whole genome shotgun sequence encodes these proteins:
- the RCC1 gene encoding regulator of chromosome condensation isoform X2 — translation MPGKRTGKKSPTPEEGFPERKKFKVCHRSHRTEPGLVLTLGQGDVGQLGLGEDVMERKKPALVQLSEMIVQAEAGGMHTVCLSETGKIYTFGCNDEGALGRDTSAEGSEMKPGEVDLQEKVVQVSAGDSHTAALTDDGRVFVWGSFRDNNGVIGLLEPMKKSSVPVLLQLDAPVVKIVSGNDHLVMLTVDGDLFTCGCGEQGQLGRVPELFANRGGRKGLQRLLVPQRVPIKGRGNRGKMRFQDAFCGAYFTFAVTQEGHIYGFGLSNYHQLGTQGTEPCFSPQNLTSFKNSTKSWVGFSGGQHHTVCMDSEGRAFAWGMGTNYQLGTGEEDDIWSPVEMTGKQLENRVVLAVSSGGQHTVLLVKDKEQS, via the exons ATGCCAGGAAAACGCACTGGAAAGAAAAGCCCTACACCAGAAGAAGGGTTTCCTGAAAGGAAGAAGTTTAAAG TTTGCCACCGTTCACACCGGACAGAGCCTGGCCTGGTGCTTACGCTGGGGCAGGGGGATGTCGGGCAGCTGGGCCTGGGGGAGGATGTGATGGAGAGGAAAAAGCCAGCCTTGGTGCAGCTCTCGGAGATGATCGTCCAGGCGGAAGCGGGAGGGATGCACACGGTGTGCCTCAGCGAGACGGGCAAA ATCTACACCTTTGGCTGCAATGACGAAGGCGCCCTCGGGCGTGACACCTCCGCAGAAGGATCAGAGATGAAGCCAGGGGAGGTGGACCTGCAGGAAAAGGTGgtgcaagtctctgcaggggaCAGTCATACAGCTGCGCTGACGGATGACGGCAGGGTTTTTGTCTGGGGCTCTTTCCGG GATAACAACGGGGTGATTGGATTGCTGGAGCCCATGAAGAAGAGCTCAGTTCCCGTGTTGCTTCAGCTCGATGCACCAGTTGTTAAAATTGTCTCAG GGAATGACCACTTAGTGATGCTGACGGTGGACGGTGACCTGTTCACATGTGGCTGTGGCGAGCAGGGCCAGCTGGGGAGAGTGCCGGAGCTCTTTGCCAACCGAGGAGGAAGGAAAGGCCTAC AGCGCCTGCTGGTCCCCCAGCGTGTCCCCATCAAAGGCAGAGGCAACAGAGGCAAAATGCGCTTCCAGGATGCCTTTTGCGGGGCTTACTTCACCTTCGCCGTCACGCAGGAGGGACACATCTATGGTTTTGGCCTCTCCAACTATCACCAGCTCG GGACCCAGGGCACCGAGCCCTGCTTCTCTCCGCAGAACCTGACATCGTTCAAGAACTCCACCAAGTCCTGGGTTGGGTTCTCTGGTGGGCAGCACCACACGGTGTGCATGGACTCAGAGG GACGAGCATTTGCCTGGGGCATGGGCACCAACTACCAGTTGGGCACCGGGGAGGAGGATGACATCTGGAGCCCCGTGGAGATGACGGGCAAGCAGCTGGAAAACCGCGTGGTCCTGGCTGTGTCCAGCGGAGGCCAACACACTGTCTTGCTGGTCAAGGACAAGGAGCAGAGTTGA
- the RCC1 gene encoding regulator of chromosome condensation isoform X1: MPGKRTGKKSPTPEEGFPERKKFKVCHRSHRTEPGLVLTLGQGDVGQLGLGEDVMERKKPALVQLSEMIVQAEAGGMHTVCLSETGKIYTFGCNDEGALGRDTSAEGSEMKPGEVDLQEKVVQVSAGDSHTAALTDDGRVFVWGSFRDNNGVIGLLEPMKKSSVPVLLQLDAPVVKIVSGNDHLVMLTVDGDLFTCGCGEQGQLGRVPELFANRGGRKGLQRLLVPQRVPIKGRGNRGKMRFQDAFCGAYFTFAVTQEGHIYGFGLSNYHQLGTQGTEPCFSPQNLTSFKNSTKSWVGFSGGQHHTVCMDSEGKAYSLGRAEYGRLGLGEGAEEKSTPTVIPELPSVSSVACGASVGYAVSSDGRAFAWGMGTNYQLGTGEEDDIWSPVEMTGKQLENRVVLAVSSGGQHTVLLVKDKEQS; this comes from the exons ATGCCAGGAAAACGCACTGGAAAGAAAAGCCCTACACCAGAAGAAGGGTTTCCTGAAAGGAAGAAGTTTAAAG TTTGCCACCGTTCACACCGGACAGAGCCTGGCCTGGTGCTTACGCTGGGGCAGGGGGATGTCGGGCAGCTGGGCCTGGGGGAGGATGTGATGGAGAGGAAAAAGCCAGCCTTGGTGCAGCTCTCGGAGATGATCGTCCAGGCGGAAGCGGGAGGGATGCACACGGTGTGCCTCAGCGAGACGGGCAAA ATCTACACCTTTGGCTGCAATGACGAAGGCGCCCTCGGGCGTGACACCTCCGCAGAAGGATCAGAGATGAAGCCAGGGGAGGTGGACCTGCAGGAAAAGGTGgtgcaagtctctgcaggggaCAGTCATACAGCTGCGCTGACGGATGACGGCAGGGTTTTTGTCTGGGGCTCTTTCCGG GATAACAACGGGGTGATTGGATTGCTGGAGCCCATGAAGAAGAGCTCAGTTCCCGTGTTGCTTCAGCTCGATGCACCAGTTGTTAAAATTGTCTCAG GGAATGACCACTTAGTGATGCTGACGGTGGACGGTGACCTGTTCACATGTGGCTGTGGCGAGCAGGGCCAGCTGGGGAGAGTGCCGGAGCTCTTTGCCAACCGAGGAGGAAGGAAAGGCCTAC AGCGCCTGCTGGTCCCCCAGCGTGTCCCCATCAAAGGCAGAGGCAACAGAGGCAAAATGCGCTTCCAGGATGCCTTTTGCGGGGCTTACTTCACCTTCGCCGTCACGCAGGAGGGACACATCTATGGTTTTGGCCTCTCCAACTATCACCAGCTCG GGACCCAGGGCACCGAGCCCTGCTTCTCTCCGCAGAACCTGACATCGTTCAAGAACTCCACCAAGTCCTGGGTTGGGTTCTCTGGTGGGCAGCACCACACGGTGTGCATGGACTCAGAGG GTAAAGCCTACAGCCTGGGCAGGGCCGAGTATGGCCGGTTAGGTCTTGGGGAAGGGGCGGAAGAGAAGAGCACACCCACGGTCATCCCGGAGCTCCCCAGCGTCTCTTCTGTTGCGTGCGGCGCGTCGGTCGGCTACGCTGTCAGCAGCGACG GACGAGCATTTGCCTGGGGCATGGGCACCAACTACCAGTTGGGCACCGGGGAGGAGGATGACATCTGGAGCCCCGTGGAGATGACGGGCAAGCAGCTGGAAAACCGCGTGGTCCTGGCTGTGTCCAGCGGAGGCCAACACACTGTCTTGCTGGTCAAGGACAAGGAGCAGAGTTGA
- the PHACTR4 gene encoding phosphatase and actin regulator 4 isoform X2 — MEDNIAEEADHPPTDAGMGVDVLETGDTTPPTKRKSKFSSFGKIFKPWKWRKKKSSDKFKETSEVLERKISMRKPREELVKRGVLLEDPEQDGEEPEKLNPPALKNGHTVPIGGPGVCDRTSQEEEATKPPSLRKPVPAEEPKKRQGSSSSHPGAESEPLQEPHVPRQPLLPPKRPPSTSQEANEAQVKDPAPASNTGRTASSTTAPAAAKTVNSTAAPSPAPRTLPPALANANTTAPTSTTSTAPAKQPPIPPPKPVNRNSNSVIAELSQAMNSGAGLSKPSPPLPPKRGPIPNHSSESALASKPPSERTVTTNRPALMPVHVAPAYPPPSPSPPLPTHIPPEPPRIPLPASTPALDPPRSLDLPKETPPPPEDFRSLEATKRAAEQGFGEPHVLPRLPQIPLHIRIQQALASPLPVTPPAEGSHRAHSLLFENDGFGDDNGTLGRTRSLPVTIEMLKVPDDEEEEEDDQEEEQSSGPRVYIGDVPSVTVIPKLVPQALPEEQEGDEGMSDSDSEGPILYKDDEDEEEDESHNSTLANKVKRKDTLAMKLGNATAPHEEKIVFPRKSKEEWNEIRQQIGTTLIRRLSQRPTAEELEQRNILQPKNEADRQAEKREIKRRLTRKLSQRPTVAELQARKILRFNEYVEVTDAQDYDRRADKPWTKLTPADKVPSTIIFQEGARDPRGLKFSVPISWQFSEGEPQLFQDLPSKHT, encoded by the exons CTGAAGAAGCGGATCACCCGCCGACGGATGCTGGCATGGGGGTGGACGTCCTGGAAACTGGTGACACGACACCCCCTACAAAGAGGAAAAGCAAGTTTTCGAGCTTTGGCAAGATCTTCAAGCCTTGgaagtggaggaaaaagaaaagcagcgaCAAATTTAAGGAGACTTCGGAAG TTTTAGAACGAAAGATTTCTATGCGAAAGCCAAGAGAGGAGCTGGTAAAAAGAGGGGTTCTGTTGGAAGACCCTGAGCAGG ATGGTGAAGAACCAGAGAAGCTCAACCCACCTGCACTGAAGAATGGCCACACAGTCCCTATCGGTGGTCCTGGGGTTTGCGATCGGACCAGCCAAGAGGAAGAGGCCACAAAGCCGCCAAGCCTCAGGAAGCCTGTTCCAGCTGAGGAACCAAAGAAAAGACAGG GCTCATCCAGCAGCCATCCTGGTGCAGAATCGGAGCCACTTCAGGAGCCGCATGTCCCTAGACAGCCTCTGCTTCCTCCAAAAAGACCTCCCTCCACTTCTCAGGAGGCAAACGAAGCGCAGGTGAAAGATCCTGCCCCTGCCAGCAATACTGGGAGAACTGCGTCCTCCACCACAGCCCCCGCGGCAGCAAAGACAGTCAATTCCACAGCTGCCCCTTCCCCGGCCCCCAGGACTCTGCCCCCTGCTCTTGCCAATGCCAACACTACTGCTCCCACGAGTACAACCAGCACTGCTCCTGCCAAACAGCCTCCCATCCCACCACCCAAGCCTGTGAACAGAAATAGCAACTCAGTCATAG CTGAACTTTCTCAAGCAATGAATAGTGGTGCAGGCTTGTCTaagccttctcctcccctcccacccaagAGAGGCCCCATTCCTAACCACAGCTCAGAGTCAGCTCTCGCTTCCAAGCCCCCGAGCGAGAGGACAGTGACGACCAACCGCCCTGCCCTGATGCCAGTGCACGTGGCCCCTGCTTACCCGCCACCCTCGCCTTCGCCGCCGCTGCCCACGCACATACCGCCTGAGCCTCCGCGCATCCCCTTGCCTGCCTCCACCCCTGCCTTGGACCCTCCACGCTCCCTGGACCTGCCCAAAGAGACTCCTCCTCCGCCTGAAGACTTCAGGTCCCTGGAAGCCACGAAGAGGGCGGCAGAGCAAGGGTTTGGCGAACCTCACGTGCTGCCTCGGCTGCCCCAAATCCCCTTGCACATCCGGATCCAGCAGGCTCTGGCCAGTCCCCTGCCTGTCACGCCGCCTGCCGAGGGCTCGCACAGGGCTCACTCGCTGCTGTTTGAGAACGATGGCTTTGGAGACGACAACGGCACCCTGGGCCGGACGAGATCCCTGCCGGTCACCATCGAGATGCTGAAAGT TCCAGacgatgaggaagaggaagaagatgacCAGGAGGAGGAGCAGAGTTCGGGCCCTCGTGTGTATATTGGAGATGTGCCATCTGTCACAGTCATCCCAAAGCTGGTACCCCAGGCCCTCCcagaggagcaggagggagaTGAAGGGATGAGCGACTCTGACTCAGAGGGGCCCATCCTGTACAAGGAtgatgaggatgaggaagaagaTGAAAGCCATAACA GCACGCTGGCTAACAAAGTGAAGAGGAAAGACACGCTGGCTATGAAACTGGGGAACGCAACTGCCCCGCACGAGGAAAAGATTGTCTTCCCTCGGAAGAGCAAGGAGGAGTGGAATGAAATTCGGCAACAGATCGGGACGACATTGATCAG GCGACTGAGTCAAAGACCGACAGCAGAAGAACTGGAGCAGAGGAACATACTTCAAC CGAAAAATGAAGCTGACCGTCAAGCTGAGAAGCGAGAGATCAAACGCAGACTCACCAGAAAG CTTAGCCAAAGGCCTACAGTGGCAGAGCTGCAGGCCAGGAAGATCCTGAGATTTAATGAATATGTGGAAGTAACAGATGCTCAAGACTATGACCGGCGAGCGGATAAGCCATGGACAAAGCTAACACCAGCTGACAAG GTACCATCGACCATAATCTTCCAAGAGGGAGCAAGAGATCCAAGAGGACTGAAATTCTCAGTGCCCATCTCCTGGCAATTCAGTGAGGGTGAACCTCAACTCTTCCAAGATTTGCCTTCAAAACATACCTAG
- the PHACTR4 gene encoding phosphatase and actin regulator 4 isoform X4, producing MGVDVLETGDTTPPTKRKSKFSSFGKIFKPWKWRKKKSSDKFKETSEVLERKISMRKPREELVKRGVLLEDPEQDGEEPEKLNPPALKNGHTVPIGGPGVCDRTSQEEEATKPPSLRKPVPAEEPKKRQGSSSSHPGAESEPLQEPHVPRQPLLPPKRPPSTSQEANEAQVKDPAPASNTGRTASSTTAPAAAKTVNSTAAPSPAPRTLPPALANANTTAPTSTTSTAPAKQPPIPPPKPVNRNSNSVIAELSQAMNSGAGLSKPSPPLPPKRGPIPNHSSESALASKPPSERTVTTNRPALMPVHVAPAYPPPSPSPPLPTHIPPEPPRIPLPASTPALDPPRSLDLPKETPPPPEDFRSLEATKRAAEQGFGEPHVLPRLPQIPLHIRIQQALASPLPVTPPAEGSHRAHSLLFENDGFGDDNGTLGRTRSLPVTIEMLKVPDDEEEEEDDQEEEQSSGPRVYIGDVPSVTVIPKLVPQALPEEQEGDEGMSDSDSEGPILYKDDEDEEEDESHNSTLANKVKRKDTLAMKLGNATAPHEEKIVFPRKSKEEWNEIRQQIGTTLIRRLSQRPTAEELEQRNILQPKNEADRQAEKREIKRRLTRKLSQRPTVAELQARKILRFNEYVEVTDAQDYDRRADKPWTKLTPADKVPSTIIFQEGARDPRGLKFSVPISWQFSEGEPQLFQDLPSKHT from the exons ATGGGGGTGGACGTCCTGGAAACTGGTGACACGACACCCCCTACAAAGAGGAAAAGCAAGTTTTCGAGCTTTGGCAAGATCTTCAAGCCTTGgaagtggaggaaaaagaaaagcagcgaCAAATTTAAGGAGACTTCGGAAG TTTTAGAACGAAAGATTTCTATGCGAAAGCCAAGAGAGGAGCTGGTAAAAAGAGGGGTTCTGTTGGAAGACCCTGAGCAGG ATGGTGAAGAACCAGAGAAGCTCAACCCACCTGCACTGAAGAATGGCCACACAGTCCCTATCGGTGGTCCTGGGGTTTGCGATCGGACCAGCCAAGAGGAAGAGGCCACAAAGCCGCCAAGCCTCAGGAAGCCTGTTCCAGCTGAGGAACCAAAGAAAAGACAGG GCTCATCCAGCAGCCATCCTGGTGCAGAATCGGAGCCACTTCAGGAGCCGCATGTCCCTAGACAGCCTCTGCTTCCTCCAAAAAGACCTCCCTCCACTTCTCAGGAGGCAAACGAAGCGCAGGTGAAAGATCCTGCCCCTGCCAGCAATACTGGGAGAACTGCGTCCTCCACCACAGCCCCCGCGGCAGCAAAGACAGTCAATTCCACAGCTGCCCCTTCCCCGGCCCCCAGGACTCTGCCCCCTGCTCTTGCCAATGCCAACACTACTGCTCCCACGAGTACAACCAGCACTGCTCCTGCCAAACAGCCTCCCATCCCACCACCCAAGCCTGTGAACAGAAATAGCAACTCAGTCATAG CTGAACTTTCTCAAGCAATGAATAGTGGTGCAGGCTTGTCTaagccttctcctcccctcccacccaagAGAGGCCCCATTCCTAACCACAGCTCAGAGTCAGCTCTCGCTTCCAAGCCCCCGAGCGAGAGGACAGTGACGACCAACCGCCCTGCCCTGATGCCAGTGCACGTGGCCCCTGCTTACCCGCCACCCTCGCCTTCGCCGCCGCTGCCCACGCACATACCGCCTGAGCCTCCGCGCATCCCCTTGCCTGCCTCCACCCCTGCCTTGGACCCTCCACGCTCCCTGGACCTGCCCAAAGAGACTCCTCCTCCGCCTGAAGACTTCAGGTCCCTGGAAGCCACGAAGAGGGCGGCAGAGCAAGGGTTTGGCGAACCTCACGTGCTGCCTCGGCTGCCCCAAATCCCCTTGCACATCCGGATCCAGCAGGCTCTGGCCAGTCCCCTGCCTGTCACGCCGCCTGCCGAGGGCTCGCACAGGGCTCACTCGCTGCTGTTTGAGAACGATGGCTTTGGAGACGACAACGGCACCCTGGGCCGGACGAGATCCCTGCCGGTCACCATCGAGATGCTGAAAGT TCCAGacgatgaggaagaggaagaagatgacCAGGAGGAGGAGCAGAGTTCGGGCCCTCGTGTGTATATTGGAGATGTGCCATCTGTCACAGTCATCCCAAAGCTGGTACCCCAGGCCCTCCcagaggagcaggagggagaTGAAGGGATGAGCGACTCTGACTCAGAGGGGCCCATCCTGTACAAGGAtgatgaggatgaggaagaagaTGAAAGCCATAACA GCACGCTGGCTAACAAAGTGAAGAGGAAAGACACGCTGGCTATGAAACTGGGGAACGCAACTGCCCCGCACGAGGAAAAGATTGTCTTCCCTCGGAAGAGCAAGGAGGAGTGGAATGAAATTCGGCAACAGATCGGGACGACATTGATCAG GCGACTGAGTCAAAGACCGACAGCAGAAGAACTGGAGCAGAGGAACATACTTCAAC CGAAAAATGAAGCTGACCGTCAAGCTGAGAAGCGAGAGATCAAACGCAGACTCACCAGAAAG CTTAGCCAAAGGCCTACAGTGGCAGAGCTGCAGGCCAGGAAGATCCTGAGATTTAATGAATATGTGGAAGTAACAGATGCTCAAGACTATGACCGGCGAGCGGATAAGCCATGGACAAAGCTAACACCAGCTGACAAG GTACCATCGACCATAATCTTCCAAGAGGGAGCAAGAGATCCAAGAGGACTGAAATTCTCAGTGCCCATCTCCTGGCAATTCAGTGAGGGTGAACCTCAACTCTTCCAAGATTTGCCTTCAAAACATACCTAG
- the PHACTR4 gene encoding phosphatase and actin regulator 4 isoform X1: MGQPHFSRPVNPAAFAEEADHPPTDAGMGVDVLETGDTTPPTKRKSKFSSFGKIFKPWKWRKKKSSDKFKETSEVLERKISMRKPREELVKRGVLLEDPEQDGEEPEKLNPPALKNGHTVPIGGPGVCDRTSQEEEATKPPSLRKPVPAEEPKKRQGSSSSHPGAESEPLQEPHVPRQPLLPPKRPPSTSQEANEAQVKDPAPASNTGRTASSTTAPAAAKTVNSTAAPSPAPRTLPPALANANTTAPTSTTSTAPAKQPPIPPPKPVNRNSNSVIAELSQAMNSGAGLSKPSPPLPPKRGPIPNHSSESALASKPPSERTVTTNRPALMPVHVAPAYPPPSPSPPLPTHIPPEPPRIPLPASTPALDPPRSLDLPKETPPPPEDFRSLEATKRAAEQGFGEPHVLPRLPQIPLHIRIQQALASPLPVTPPAEGSHRAHSLLFENDGFGDDNGTLGRTRSLPVTIEMLKVPDDEEEEEDDQEEEQSSGPRVYIGDVPSVTVIPKLVPQALPEEQEGDEGMSDSDSEGPILYKDDEDEEEDESHNSTLANKVKRKDTLAMKLGNATAPHEEKIVFPRKSKEEWNEIRQQIGTTLIRRLSQRPTAEELEQRNILQPKNEADRQAEKREIKRRLTRKLSQRPTVAELQARKILRFNEYVEVTDAQDYDRRADKPWTKLTPADKVPSTIIFQEGARDPRGLKFSVPISWQFSEGEPQLFQDLPSKHT; encoded by the exons ATGGGGCAGCCACACTTCTCGAGACCGGTCAATCCAGCTGCTTTTG CTGAAGAAGCGGATCACCCGCCGACGGATGCTGGCATGGGGGTGGACGTCCTGGAAACTGGTGACACGACACCCCCTACAAAGAGGAAAAGCAAGTTTTCGAGCTTTGGCAAGATCTTCAAGCCTTGgaagtggaggaaaaagaaaagcagcgaCAAATTTAAGGAGACTTCGGAAG TTTTAGAACGAAAGATTTCTATGCGAAAGCCAAGAGAGGAGCTGGTAAAAAGAGGGGTTCTGTTGGAAGACCCTGAGCAGG ATGGTGAAGAACCAGAGAAGCTCAACCCACCTGCACTGAAGAATGGCCACACAGTCCCTATCGGTGGTCCTGGGGTTTGCGATCGGACCAGCCAAGAGGAAGAGGCCACAAAGCCGCCAAGCCTCAGGAAGCCTGTTCCAGCTGAGGAACCAAAGAAAAGACAGG GCTCATCCAGCAGCCATCCTGGTGCAGAATCGGAGCCACTTCAGGAGCCGCATGTCCCTAGACAGCCTCTGCTTCCTCCAAAAAGACCTCCCTCCACTTCTCAGGAGGCAAACGAAGCGCAGGTGAAAGATCCTGCCCCTGCCAGCAATACTGGGAGAACTGCGTCCTCCACCACAGCCCCCGCGGCAGCAAAGACAGTCAATTCCACAGCTGCCCCTTCCCCGGCCCCCAGGACTCTGCCCCCTGCTCTTGCCAATGCCAACACTACTGCTCCCACGAGTACAACCAGCACTGCTCCTGCCAAACAGCCTCCCATCCCACCACCCAAGCCTGTGAACAGAAATAGCAACTCAGTCATAG CTGAACTTTCTCAAGCAATGAATAGTGGTGCAGGCTTGTCTaagccttctcctcccctcccacccaagAGAGGCCCCATTCCTAACCACAGCTCAGAGTCAGCTCTCGCTTCCAAGCCCCCGAGCGAGAGGACAGTGACGACCAACCGCCCTGCCCTGATGCCAGTGCACGTGGCCCCTGCTTACCCGCCACCCTCGCCTTCGCCGCCGCTGCCCACGCACATACCGCCTGAGCCTCCGCGCATCCCCTTGCCTGCCTCCACCCCTGCCTTGGACCCTCCACGCTCCCTGGACCTGCCCAAAGAGACTCCTCCTCCGCCTGAAGACTTCAGGTCCCTGGAAGCCACGAAGAGGGCGGCAGAGCAAGGGTTTGGCGAACCTCACGTGCTGCCTCGGCTGCCCCAAATCCCCTTGCACATCCGGATCCAGCAGGCTCTGGCCAGTCCCCTGCCTGTCACGCCGCCTGCCGAGGGCTCGCACAGGGCTCACTCGCTGCTGTTTGAGAACGATGGCTTTGGAGACGACAACGGCACCCTGGGCCGGACGAGATCCCTGCCGGTCACCATCGAGATGCTGAAAGT TCCAGacgatgaggaagaggaagaagatgacCAGGAGGAGGAGCAGAGTTCGGGCCCTCGTGTGTATATTGGAGATGTGCCATCTGTCACAGTCATCCCAAAGCTGGTACCCCAGGCCCTCCcagaggagcaggagggagaTGAAGGGATGAGCGACTCTGACTCAGAGGGGCCCATCCTGTACAAGGAtgatgaggatgaggaagaagaTGAAAGCCATAACA GCACGCTGGCTAACAAAGTGAAGAGGAAAGACACGCTGGCTATGAAACTGGGGAACGCAACTGCCCCGCACGAGGAAAAGATTGTCTTCCCTCGGAAGAGCAAGGAGGAGTGGAATGAAATTCGGCAACAGATCGGGACGACATTGATCAG GCGACTGAGTCAAAGACCGACAGCAGAAGAACTGGAGCAGAGGAACATACTTCAAC CGAAAAATGAAGCTGACCGTCAAGCTGAGAAGCGAGAGATCAAACGCAGACTCACCAGAAAG CTTAGCCAAAGGCCTACAGTGGCAGAGCTGCAGGCCAGGAAGATCCTGAGATTTAATGAATATGTGGAAGTAACAGATGCTCAAGACTATGACCGGCGAGCGGATAAGCCATGGACAAAGCTAACACCAGCTGACAAG GTACCATCGACCATAATCTTCCAAGAGGGAGCAAGAGATCCAAGAGGACTGAAATTCTCAGTGCCCATCTCCTGGCAATTCAGTGAGGGTGAACCTCAACTCTTCCAAGATTTGCCTTCAAAACATACCTAG
- the PHACTR4 gene encoding phosphatase and actin regulator 4 isoform X3 produces MGQPHFSRPVNPAAFAEEADHPPTDAGMGVDVLETGDTTPPTKRKSKFSSFGKIFKPWKWRKKKSSDKFKETSEVLERKISMRKPREELVKRGVLLEDPEQDGEEPEKLNPPALKNGHTVPIGGPGVCDRTSQEEEATKPPSLRKPVPAEEPKKRQGSSSSHPGAESEPLQEPHVPRQPLLPPKRPPSTSQEANEAQVKDPAPASNTGRTASSTTAPAAAKTVNSTAAPSPAPRTLPPALANANTTAPTSTTSTAPAKQPPIPPPKPVNRNSNSVIAELSQAMNSGAGLSKPSPPLPPKRGPIPNHSSESALASKPPSERTVTTNRPALMPVHVAPAYPPPSPSPPLPTHIPPEPPRIPLPASTPALDPPRSLDLPKETPPPPEDFRSLEATKRAAEQGFGEPHVLPRLPQIPLHIRIQQALASPLPVTPPAEGSHRAHSLLFENDGFGDDNGTLGRTRSLPVTIEMLKVPDDEEEEEDDQEEEQSSGPRVYIGDVPSVTVIPKLVPQALPEEQEGDEGMSDSDSEGPILYKDDEDEEEDESHNSTLANKVKRKDTLAMKLGNATAPHEEKIVFPRKSKEEWNEIRQQIGTTLIRRLSQRPTAEELEQRNILQPKNEADRQAEKREIKRRLTRKLSQRPTVAELQARKILRFNEYVEVTDAQDYDRRADKPWTKLTPADKAAIRKELNEFKSCEMEVHEDSKQFTRYHRP; encoded by the exons ATGGGGCAGCCACACTTCTCGAGACCGGTCAATCCAGCTGCTTTTG CTGAAGAAGCGGATCACCCGCCGACGGATGCTGGCATGGGGGTGGACGTCCTGGAAACTGGTGACACGACACCCCCTACAAAGAGGAAAAGCAAGTTTTCGAGCTTTGGCAAGATCTTCAAGCCTTGgaagtggaggaaaaagaaaagcagcgaCAAATTTAAGGAGACTTCGGAAG TTTTAGAACGAAAGATTTCTATGCGAAAGCCAAGAGAGGAGCTGGTAAAAAGAGGGGTTCTGTTGGAAGACCCTGAGCAGG ATGGTGAAGAACCAGAGAAGCTCAACCCACCTGCACTGAAGAATGGCCACACAGTCCCTATCGGTGGTCCTGGGGTTTGCGATCGGACCAGCCAAGAGGAAGAGGCCACAAAGCCGCCAAGCCTCAGGAAGCCTGTTCCAGCTGAGGAACCAAAGAAAAGACAGG GCTCATCCAGCAGCCATCCTGGTGCAGAATCGGAGCCACTTCAGGAGCCGCATGTCCCTAGACAGCCTCTGCTTCCTCCAAAAAGACCTCCCTCCACTTCTCAGGAGGCAAACGAAGCGCAGGTGAAAGATCCTGCCCCTGCCAGCAATACTGGGAGAACTGCGTCCTCCACCACAGCCCCCGCGGCAGCAAAGACAGTCAATTCCACAGCTGCCCCTTCCCCGGCCCCCAGGACTCTGCCCCCTGCTCTTGCCAATGCCAACACTACTGCTCCCACGAGTACAACCAGCACTGCTCCTGCCAAACAGCCTCCCATCCCACCACCCAAGCCTGTGAACAGAAATAGCAACTCAGTCATAG CTGAACTTTCTCAAGCAATGAATAGTGGTGCAGGCTTGTCTaagccttctcctcccctcccacccaagAGAGGCCCCATTCCTAACCACAGCTCAGAGTCAGCTCTCGCTTCCAAGCCCCCGAGCGAGAGGACAGTGACGACCAACCGCCCTGCCCTGATGCCAGTGCACGTGGCCCCTGCTTACCCGCCACCCTCGCCTTCGCCGCCGCTGCCCACGCACATACCGCCTGAGCCTCCGCGCATCCCCTTGCCTGCCTCCACCCCTGCCTTGGACCCTCCACGCTCCCTGGACCTGCCCAAAGAGACTCCTCCTCCGCCTGAAGACTTCAGGTCCCTGGAAGCCACGAAGAGGGCGGCAGAGCAAGGGTTTGGCGAACCTCACGTGCTGCCTCGGCTGCCCCAAATCCCCTTGCACATCCGGATCCAGCAGGCTCTGGCCAGTCCCCTGCCTGTCACGCCGCCTGCCGAGGGCTCGCACAGGGCTCACTCGCTGCTGTTTGAGAACGATGGCTTTGGAGACGACAACGGCACCCTGGGCCGGACGAGATCCCTGCCGGTCACCATCGAGATGCTGAAAGT TCCAGacgatgaggaagaggaagaagatgacCAGGAGGAGGAGCAGAGTTCGGGCCCTCGTGTGTATATTGGAGATGTGCCATCTGTCACAGTCATCCCAAAGCTGGTACCCCAGGCCCTCCcagaggagcaggagggagaTGAAGGGATGAGCGACTCTGACTCAGAGGGGCCCATCCTGTACAAGGAtgatgaggatgaggaagaagaTGAAAGCCATAACA GCACGCTGGCTAACAAAGTGAAGAGGAAAGACACGCTGGCTATGAAACTGGGGAACGCAACTGCCCCGCACGAGGAAAAGATTGTCTTCCCTCGGAAGAGCAAGGAGGAGTGGAATGAAATTCGGCAACAGATCGGGACGACATTGATCAG GCGACTGAGTCAAAGACCGACAGCAGAAGAACTGGAGCAGAGGAACATACTTCAAC CGAAAAATGAAGCTGACCGTCAAGCTGAGAAGCGAGAGATCAAACGCAGACTCACCAGAAAG CTTAGCCAAAGGCCTACAGTGGCAGAGCTGCAGGCCAGGAAGATCCTGAGATTTAATGAATATGTGGAAGTAACAGATGCTCAAGACTATGACCGGCGAGCGGATAAGCCATGGACAAAGCTAACACCAGCTGACAAG GCTGCCATCCGGAAGGAACTGAATGAGTTTAAGAGCTGTGAAATGGAAGTCCACGAGGACAGCAAGCAGTTCACACG GTACCATCGACCATAA